The DNA region CGATGTCGACCTGTGCGCCCAGCCGGTGCGCCCGGGTGCCGACCAGGCACATGGCCTGGGCGATGGCCTCGGACAGGCGCACCGGGGCCAGTTCGGCCGGTGCCTTGCGGGCAAACGCCTTGAGCTGGGTGATGATCTGCCCCATGCGCTGCGCGGTCTGCTCGATCAGGTCGAGGTTTTCCCGTGCCTCGCCGATCTGGTCGCGCGCCAGCAGCACGCGGGCGTTGGCCGACAGGGTGGTCAGTGCCGCCAGCGGCTGGTTGAGTTCGTGCGTCAGCCCGGCGGCCATCTGCCCCAGCGCTGCCAGCTTGCCGGCCTGGATGGCGTCGTCGCGGGTTTCGCGCAGGATGCGCTCGGTGGTTTCCAGCTGTGCCAGCCGCTGCTGGAGCTCGGCCGTACGCTCGATCACCTTGGATTCGAGCCGGGCATGGGTGGCCCGCAGTTCATCGGCAGCCAGCAGGCGTTCGGCCTTGCGCCGGTGGCGCTGCCAGAACAGGTAGGCCACGGCCGCCATCAGGGCGCTGGCGAGGCCGGCCAGTGAGGCTTCAAGGCCGGCGGTCTGGCGGGCCTGCCACGGGTCGGTGAACAACAGCATTTTCCAGTTCAGGGGGCCGATATGGCGGGCCTGCAACAGGACGCGGGAATCCTGGACGGCCGGAAACGACACCAGCTGCGGCCGGGACAGGTCGGCTGGCAGGCTACTGGCCAGCGGCTCCAGCGGATGTCCGCCGTACTGGCGGGTGCTGCTGAGCCGCATGGCCACGTCGGCAGGCACCGGTTGCAGGGTGCGGTAGCGCCATTCAGGCACGGCCGAGAGGAAAACCACGCCGGCAGCGTCAGCCAGCGCCAGCTGTTTGCCACTGCGGTTCAGGGCTGACTCAAATGAATCCAGCACCATCTTGACGACGACCACACCGGCAATCCGGCTGTCTTTCCAGACCGGGGACGAGATGAAATAACCAGGCTCGCCGGTGGTGGCACCGACGGCATAAAAGTGT from Laribacter hongkongensis DSM 14985 includes:
- a CDS encoding sensor histidine kinase, whose translation is MLPLPVTCRWRHAFLLLLPACWLALVLFTYYWSFQASLERLHKESAQQLDFYAASLSSTLGRHEHLPEILAQEARLTEVLMQPDSPERQAAANRYLSVVARSAHIGTAFLLDSRGLTLAASNAGTPQSFVGHLYTFRPYYQEAMMGRTGHFYAVGATTGEPGYFISSPVWKDSRIAGVVVVKMVLDSFESALNRSGKQLALADAAGVVFLSAVPEWRYRTLQPVPADVAMRLSSTRQYGGHPLEPLASSLPADLSRPQLVSFPAVQDSRVLLQARHIGPLNWKMLLFTDPWQARQTAGLEASLAGLASALMAAVAYLFWQRHRRKAERLLAADELRATHARLESKVIERTAELQQRLAQLETTERILRETRDDAIQAGKLAALGQMAAGLTHELNQPLAALTTLSANARVLLARDQIGEARENLDLIEQTAQRMGQIITQLKAFARKAPAELAPVRLSEAIAQAMCLVGTRAHRLGAQVDIDLQPVTLLVQAEPIRLGQILINLLSNALDALAEVAGTRQIILHGALVDGNVLLSVSDSGPGLSEDVLPLLFEPFVTTKPAGQGLGLGLALSQAIAESLGGRLEAGNRPEGGAVFTLILNAVPPEE